The region TAGGCAAATGCGCCTGTCGGATCTTATAATAGGATTAACTGCTATCCCTGACATGATATTTCTGGCCCTCCTCGCCTTCTTTGGAATTGGGCTTTTGATACCAATAGCTAAACTTTTTGCAATGAATGAAGTTGGAATGTCCGAGACAAAGTACGGCGGTTTGTTCCTGCCGGTGGCACTTTGCGTTGCGAGCCTAAGTTTATTTTCAGGAAGACTTGGAGACCGGTGGGGGAAGGCTCGGTCAGTTAGATTGGGAATCGCATTAAGTGCCCTTGCGATGTGGGCAATTACTAGTAGCTCAGAAGTTTGGGAGTTTGCTTTGTCAGCGATGTTTCTAGGGGTAGGCTTTGTCATAGCAATGCCAGCGTGGCTCGCTCTGGTCTCCGATATGGCATCTCCTCGCTCGCGGGGCGCAGTAATTGGGGCGCTGGGCACGGCGCAAGGACTTGGGGCAGTGCTGGGAGTAGCATCCGGATCATATTTGTACAAAATGGTGCCCATAAGCTTTGGATTTATATCTTTTGAATCGCATCGAACGCCATTTGTGGTAAGTGCTTTGACACTTTCATTATGCTTCATGCTGGCTCTCATTTTTGTGCGTGATAATGAGGGGCGTCGGATTGGTAATCACGCGAGATAAAAACTTGAGGAAATTGCTGAATGGTAAAGTCTGTAGTTCTTCTCATTATAAGTCTAGGGATCATCCTCCTCGGGGCAGAGCTTTTCACTAATGGGATTGAATGGTTCGGTAAGAAACTTAGGCTGGCTGAGGGGGCAATTGGTAGCGTACTAGCGGCCGTTGGAACTGCGCTACCAGAGACAATGATTCCCATAGTGGCATTCATTCAGGGGCGGGAAAGCCATGAGACCGGAGTTGGTGCTATCGTAGGGGCGCCGCTGATGCTGAGCACCCTGGCTTTCTTTGTAACGGGGACCTCTGTATTTATCTTTGCAGCTTCGCGGAGGCGCGCCATCAGGATGGATGTGGACTATGTTATTATGGGCCGTGACCTGAGGTCGTTTTTCCTTGTCTATGCGCTCGCAATTAGCGCAATGTTCTTGCCAGGAGGAAGGGCGCCTAGGATAGTTGTGGCTTTGTTTCTCATATTAACTTACGCCTATTACGTTCGACAGACGTTCTGTTGTGTGACAAGTCCCAGCACCGAACATGAGCTAGGCCCATTACACTTTCACCGCGAGGCTGAGGTTCCGCGTCTTAGGATTATAGTTTCTCAAGTATTT is a window of Armatimonadota bacterium DNA encoding:
- a CDS encoding sodium:calcium antiporter — protein: MVKSVVLLIISLGIILLGAELFTNGIEWFGKKLRLAEGAIGSVLAAVGTALPETMIPIVAFIQGRESHETGVGAIVGAPLMLSTLAFFVTGTSVFIFAASRRRAIRMDVDYVIMGRDLRSFFLVYALAISAMFLPGGRAPRIVVALFLILTYAYYVRQTFCCVTSPSTEHELGPLHFHREAEVPRLRIIVSQVFVALLCIVGGAKLFVVHLEPLARMLGMPELVLSSIIAPIATELPEKFNSITWIRQKKDTLALGNITGAMVFQSSIPPALGLIFTSWVFNAEALAAGFIAIVASMFAWAELTWKKRLSPYTLSAGIIFYLFYIGVYFIFLSK
- a CDS encoding MFS transporter, translated to MDGILARYGNYLSTYRALACLGVVSLIAELAYAIINQSAIPPYIQEIGLTAHVGLIYAVFLGVETVFKSPLGSVGDRIGRKPLLVIGALVSSVTALVFTFARDLWVLLVLRSLDGLAAAAIWPTVTAAMSGSVESSRRTTAMSVMIVTYISGLALGPLIGGLANDMTNSRLTSFYVVSGMFLATALIAFFLTPSRSKEEMDTPHGHDARQMRLSDLIIGLTAIPDMIFLALLAFFGIGLLIPIAKLFAMNEVGMSETKYGGLFLPVALCVASLSLFSGRLGDRWGKARSVRLGIALSALAMWAITSSSEVWEFALSAMFLGVGFVIAMPAWLALVSDMASPRSRGAVIGALGTAQGLGAVLGVASGSYLYKMVPISFGFISFESHRTPFVVSALTLSLCFMLALIFVRDNEGRRIGNHAR